The region TATAAACAACCACTGCAAGTCGATCTAGCGCAGTGAAACCTTAATTTAtccaagaaattgaaatagctgtaatCTCGCAGTTGCGCCCGCGGGCAAGgtctcctttgtttacagctacgtgcagacgaggcttaaGGGTCagtacaatggaaaatgaccctttgGCCTCGTTTATGAGTTAAAACTgctgataactgcgataagagCTGTTGAATGGAGGGAACTAACCATCGAATGAAAAACGCGTCATGTACGTAACACGAACTGTGCTGAACGCAAATTAACGATGAATGACATGATTActtaaattcctttttttctttgcctcaACTAGAATTAGAGGACTTTAATGGAAGATGCAAACTTTATTTGACAAGTCATGGAAGTACTCGTTGTTTATGAAGAACCCGAAAGAACGCACCGGCATCTTTTCGCGTCTGTTCTTCTCCTGGATGAACGGCTTCATAAACATCGGTAACAAGCGAGTGTTGGAACATAGTGACTTTTATCCTCTTCTAGAAGAAGACAAATCCAAACCTTTGACCGACAAACTCGAACAAGCATGGCTAGAAGAAATAAGAAAGTCCCATACGCGAGAACGAAAAGTGCGATTGTTTCGCGCCATGCTGAAAACCCTACCGTGGACGGATTACGCCCTCGTGGGGATTTCCCTCTTCATTGGCGTCGCCTGCAACATTCTTCAACCTCTGTTCCTTGGTCTTTTGCTATCATTGCTCCTTCAACCTGGGGCTGAATCTCAACACCGCTGGCTGTATTTATATACCGGCGGGCTCTGCTGTAGTTCGTTGGTTCGGATTTTAGTCATGAACCAGTATCAGAGCAAGGTGAATTTTATGGGCATGCGCTGGAGAATCGCTGTTATTGGCGTTATTTACAAGAAGGTACGCAATAATGCGTTTAGAGGAGCTCGAGATGTCAGGGGGGGATGCAAGATATTTTAAGGGGCGGGGCTGGATGGCTGATACCATTATGCCCTTTGTCACTTTTCTGCGCCATGCTGGGCCCATCGAGGCATACTTGTTACAAATGCAAAAGCACTGCACACTGGGTTAGATAAGATAGGACTCGAAAAGAATTTTCGTCCCTTTAAAATCGATTCACAATGACTCTCTAAAGCCTTTTGCACTAGAACGCTTGCACCCCTGCCTCATTGCAAACAAAAGATGCATAGACATCTGACCAAATCCTGCGAATGGTCATTGGCCACCAAACTATACAatgatcttttttaaattaaccTTTGTTTGCCCCCATAACATAGAAAGTTAGGAAGGACGAATTGGAACCTGCAACACTGAAAACTGTTGCAACCCCGAAAAATAAAGAGGAAACAGTACAAAAACTTTACTAAACTCGTAAATCGCCATACAAGTTTCAACTGTTCTCCTCTTGTCCCGTCATTCGTCTAAGGTGCTTTTCCACACATTTCTCCCAAACCAGCCCCCCACCCCACTCTTAGATCCACCcatgaaaaaagcaaacaaacactgCAAGTAAAATTAACTTAACTAAGTCACCTTTTTTCCTCAAAGATTTACAGATTACGTCTCAAGGATCTTGCGCGAGTCCCACCAGGGCATATCATTACACTAATAACCAGTGATGCACAGCGACTTGATCAAATCTTCCAGAAGGTTGGATACATCATCCAAGGGCTTCTAGAACTTGTTACCATAACAGCACTGATCTGGCGCCTGGTTGGTTTCCAGGCTGTGTCCGGTATCATATTCTTGATCTTCCTATTGGCTTATTACATCGGAATGTGGGATGTCTGCATGAAACTGCGCCTTCGTATTGCGCGTTGGACCGAGCGGAGAATGGTGATCATAAGGCACATTGTATCTGGAATAAAAGCGATTAAAATGAACACGTGGGAATGGCCATACAAGCATCGAGTTGACGAAATACGCAGGTGAATATTGAGTTAAACTTAATTGGTACCTAACATATAAATTCAGTTCTAGTTCAATTGACTGTCGAAACTGTTAACATGATTGCAATTGCTGCGTTTCGTGATTGGCTTTAAAAATCTCGCGTCAGTtcttcagccaatgagaagcaaaataaaaaccaatcgcacctttaCGCATGATTTTTCCCGTGCTTTGAgtaagttacaggtaattgctaggtaCTCTAATTGGTTCATCGTGCTTTTTGCTCCTGcagtgattggtcggagtaactATTTGGCGTTGCTTTtacgacagtcatttgaaaaccactttaCCGTAATGATATTCATTGTACCTCTGAAGGATCCGATGAATTTTCTATTGAAGTATTTTAGCGCTCCGTGTCCACATCCaccatgaaaatattaaaattcagcCAACATTCGCCAAGGCGTTTTGAACTGCAATGTGCGTTTATgttgttctttctttgctAGGTCAGCGGAAAGTAAAAATTAGTGACATGCGCACATTTCAGTTGAACTCAACCTCGTAACATTAATTGATCAAATATACAGAGGAAAACTtactttattaatttattttaatgtaatgAGTCAAAAACATGCAAGCACCACTTTAGAAGTCGGTATTAGTCTCGCAGGTAAGATTTTCATCGCAGTTTTTAATGCTATTTAAAGCATTAGCGAGAGTAGACCTCAAAGACCTGTTCCACAAATAGAGTTcaaaactgcaatgatcatacCAGCCTTGTGATGCactccgcagttcaaataaatGACTTTCACATTCATTGTACCTcaagatttctttttgtttcaaatcaaCCTTTTTGGCACCTTTTAGGAAAGAGCTTCAGTATGTGCGTCAAAAGAGTGCCATCCTGTCCACGTTTGCAACCTTCCTACACACCAACTCCATTGTGGCCTGTTTCATCTCCTTGACAACCATGATCATCACGGGTGTCGAGCTCAACGTTTATAACATTTTCATGGTGCTCGGGTTCATCCGGACGATCCGACTATCTGCTTCGTCTACCTTTGCTGCCGGCGTAAACTTTATCGGCGTAACCAGTAGCTCGCTCGGAAGAATTCAAACGTTCCTAGAACTCGTAGAGTCCGTGTACTCCGAAAACAGCTACAGTCGAAAGAGAACCCGCTCGAAGATTCGGTCCTTTCTCGATCTCACAGACGCCGAAATGTCTTCTTATCTTTCCAACGAGGACTTGAATAAGATCTCTAACGAGATAAAAGTCGGTACGAGTGTACCACTTTATGAGCCCGCACTCGCTACGCAGCAGTCTCTTGATATGCCGGAGAACCCGTCAGCTGATATTCACGTGACCTTTGAAAATGTGTCGTGTCACTGGGGAGGGTTTAATAAGCCGGTTTCGTTGAGAAACATCACATTCAAGGCGGCTGCTAAGGAGTTGACGTTCATCAATGGTCCCACGGGATGCGGGAAATCTTCTTTGCTGGCTGCTATTCTTGGCGAGCTACCATCCACTGAAGGGAGAATTTCAAGCGTTGGAAAGATGGTTTACGTTCCACAAACTCCTTGGGTTTTCACAGACACTCTgagagaaaatattttgtgtgGGAAACATTACAACCCATTTCGATATCAAGCAATCATTAATGCGTGTAGCTTGCATAAGGACATCGACAGGCTAACAGACGGTGATCTTACAACCATTAGAAATGGAGGTTTTATCCTTTCCGAAGATTTTAAGGCACGCGTTGGCATCGCGAGGGCGGCCTATTCAGACGCCGATATTTACCTTTTAGACGATGCTCTGAGCTGCGTGGAACCTAGAGTCGCTGAACAAGTCTTCAGCAAATGTATCTGCGGCCTTTTATCCAAACGAGTACGAATTCTTGTGAGCCGTCAGCTGCAATACGCTGAACACGCAGATCAAATCTTGACCATGCGCGCTGGGACTATCATAAATGAGGTTATTTCGCAAGTGATGGGATACAGATCCGTGAAGCTCCAGTCACCTGGAGAACCGCGCGACCGGAAATGTCCAAAGAC is a window of Acropora palmata chromosome 4, jaAcrPala1.3, whole genome shotgun sequence DNA encoding:
- the LOC141878708 gene encoding ATP-binding cassette sub-family C member 4-like, translated to MQTLFDKSWKYSLFMKNPKERTGIFSRLFFSWMNGFINIGNKRVLEHSDFYPLLEEDKSKPLTDKLEQAWLEEIRKSHTRERKVRLFRAMLKTLPWTDYALVGISLFIGVACNILQPLFLGLLLSLLLQPGAESQHRWLYLYTGGLCCSSLVRILVMNQYQSKVNFMGMRWRIAVIGVIYKKIYRLRLKDLARVPPGHIITLITSDAQRLDQIFQKVGYIIQGLLELVTITALIWRLVGFQAVSGIIFLIFLLAYYIGMWDVCMKLRLRIARWTERRMVIIRHIVSGIKAIKMNTWEWPYKHRVDEIRRKELQYVRQKSAILSTFATFLHTNSIVACFISLTTMIITGVELNVYNIFMVLGFIRTIRLSASSTFAAGVNFIGVTSSSLGRIQTFLELVESVYSENSYSRKRTRSKIRSFLDLTDAEMSSYLSNEDLNKISNEIKVGTSVPLYEPALATQQSLDMPENPSADIHVTFENVSCHWGGFNKPVSLRNITFKAAAKELTFINGPTGCGKSSLLAAILGELPSTEGRISSVGKMVYVPQTPWVFTDTLRENILCGKHYNPFRYQAIINACSLHKDIDRLTDGDLTTIRNGGFILSEDFKARVGIARAAYSDADIYLLDDALSCVEPRVAEQVFSKCICGLLSKRVRILVSRQLQYAEHADQILTMRAGTIINEVISQVMGYRSVKLQSPGEPRDRKCPKTVGFAIEEHVSEKYRTRTNLFEGEEMMGPVPCTVYWSYLRNGACLPFLVAFALFTFAVQGAMLIPDIWLLRMSESAADLALDQTSWYIYAAMVGGVFMLSIMRACFFFATTLRSSERMHQKMTASVLQAPVAFFDCNPGVLNRFSKDIGCMDELLPSIFLAAIQMVLFAISSFLLPVVLNPFAIVFGAPLIALFIIFWGYYLKAARQVRKLEISCRRPVVSHFSETLSGLLTIRTHEMQRSFIADFHGYQDFHSQGWSTNISCEGWVGLRLDMVCVALMVSVAASAFYAQLDAALAVLSLIYVLQLSHDMSQNGIKHCLEVENYMSAVDRNRACSEIEPEPGYLNEMLPPLQWPKDGRISFECASLSYSEEGARVLKDMTFTVNPGEKFGITGRQGSGKTSIINALFRMPQCDGKITIDGVSINSLELQASRRAISIITKEPIIFVGSLRMNIDPFFKHTDKEIWEALEKCHLKSWVQSLPRQLYQDLVDCGVAMGPSERQLISISRALLHRSKIVITDEATSSVDYRTDRLIQELIRKWFVDCTVITIPHRLSTVIDYDRVMVLDRGKIIELDKPEVLLKKDDGYFAHLYGSQYSENKQ